In Pseudanabaena galeata CCNP1313, one genomic interval encodes:
- a CDS encoding ParA family protein, translated as MITLTICSLAGGQGKTSCAYFVARMLAAKYKVLLVDGDPQSSLTLYSRHQTKQDEPSLFEVLKGVVKPIEAVYQLEAPNIFLIPSDDGLDKIQQHLADSGMGGLMLRKYLKPLNDLFDFCIIDSPPQRSQLCISCMGAANKLLISCECTIKGVQSLLRTIDTIAELKDIELLNGDILGVLPFKDVWVGANQTTTSKKATTLIKATAIEEELRVFSSILQSERHKQAMDNGKTLSEIGYRDLEHPFIQVVEDLELCVPQK; from the coding sequence ATGATTACATTAACAATATGTTCATTAGCTGGTGGGCAGGGTAAGACAAGCTGCGCTTACTTTGTAGCTCGGATGCTGGCAGCCAAGTACAAGGTTTTGTTAGTAGATGGCGATCCACAAAGCTCTCTAACACTTTACTCAAGACATCAAACCAAGCAAGATGAGCCGAGCTTATTTGAAGTTCTAAAGGGAGTTGTAAAACCCATTGAAGCTGTTTATCAGTTAGAAGCGCCCAATATATTTTTGATACCTAGTGATGATGGCTTAGATAAAATTCAGCAACATTTAGCTGACTCTGGCATGGGTGGTCTCATGCTTCGTAAGTATCTTAAACCGCTCAATGATCTATTTGACTTCTGTATCATTGACTCACCTCCTCAGCGATCTCAATTGTGTATTTCTTGTATGGGCGCAGCTAATAAACTGCTTATTTCCTGCGAGTGTACGATCAAAGGAGTTCAATCCCTACTACGAACTATTGACACAATTGCTGAGTTGAAGGACATTGAATTGCTCAATGGCGATATTTTGGGCGTGCTACCGTTTAAAGATGTGTGGGTTGGGGCAAACCAAACAACTACGAGCAAGAAAGCAACGACTCTCATCAAAGCTACTGCTATCGAAGAAGAACTCAGAGTCTTTTCATCAATTTTGCAGTCTGAACGACATAAACAAGCGATGGATAACGGTAAAACACTTTCTGAAATTGGATATAGAGATTTGGAACACCCCTTTATTCAAGTAGTTGAGGACTTAGAACTATGTGTGCCGCAGAAATAG